Proteins encoded by one window of Salicibibacter halophilus:
- a CDS encoding AAA domain-containing protein, translating to MTDSFRLLQKGEEKTSFPSFWDWEMKVQKGKVVVIVYFSSGKKFQTSLSESEITPVRDVKLSNGQRAFMEDSYEPYVDAARIYGEKYVLVSVTNERVPRVCELKDFSIENIPQEEKVKDLLAYYKRVAGLKDAEAKPGMPRLLDEVKKMMVREQSALFAYLTKNNRVANKRQSLVYPFRSNLSQMNALEKAFSSQISVIQGPPGTGKTQTILNIISNITLKRQTAAVISNSNEAVNNVAEKMNASSFSFLLAHLGKKENKKAFFSNLPEPPEEVDAWPHSLEDDLEEAVHEEAQQLKKLFSLQNHQARLAEQLREIETEAQHYRKHLEETEQEKNMPKQLPFYSFTQRKILELTAEQTLEDHHRLPFFKKLKTIIYYGIYDKEWLNNNKKREKTRSSLQLRFYEKKETELKMRLGEIDNQLEAADFENRTRNITHRSLAYFKSKLAKRYRGRKTDFQLNSYKNNFKAFSEQFPIILSTAYSLQNSLPPGELLDYVIIDEASQLELIPGLIAFSCAKNVIVVGDQNQLPHIPVKTMKSGEIEPCYDYVQNSLLDSVIKVYDHELPLTVLKEHYRCDPSIIDFCNKQYYNHELIPMSTETDDRSLILYKTTPGDHMKGNGSKYNQRELDTLVEKKAKEKAIPEEFKDIGFITAYRKQAEKAEKLVENIEGVSVDSETVHKFQGKECDGIIFSTVLDKKGTDGEFHFVDNPNLINVAVSRAKKRFVLVTDDIVFSQRNEEIAALIRYIHYYKEKSMVKQSPVVSVFDTFYDEFAPILLKRKEKLKNKRFEYESEQLIAELLEEIFEGREFQKFKYQHQYRLRDFLSNKLSLTNREQEYVDQAAHIDLLIFYKVGKDPVAAIEVDGSHHDYDAETMERDRLKEHILEKAGIPLMRLRTDGSGEEEKIKAMLRKL from the coding sequence GTGACTGATTCTTTTCGTTTGTTGCAAAAAGGAGAAGAGAAAACTTCATTCCCAAGCTTTTGGGATTGGGAGATGAAGGTGCAGAAAGGAAAAGTTGTGGTAATTGTTTACTTTTCTTCCGGCAAAAAATTTCAAACTTCTTTAAGTGAATCAGAAATTACGCCGGTACGAGATGTTAAACTTTCAAACGGTCAGCGGGCTTTTATGGAAGACAGTTATGAACCTTATGTAGACGCAGCCAGGATCTATGGGGAAAAATATGTACTAGTTAGTGTGACCAATGAAAGAGTCCCGAGAGTCTGTGAACTGAAAGACTTCTCTATTGAAAATATCCCCCAAGAAGAAAAAGTAAAAGATCTGTTAGCGTATTATAAACGAGTCGCAGGATTAAAAGATGCAGAGGCGAAGCCGGGCATGCCTAGATTACTGGATGAAGTGAAGAAGATGATGGTCCGTGAGCAAAGCGCGCTTTTTGCCTATCTAACAAAAAACAACCGTGTGGCGAACAAAAGACAATCGTTAGTGTACCCATTTCGATCCAATTTGAGCCAAATGAATGCATTGGAGAAAGCATTCTCTTCACAGATCAGCGTGATTCAAGGTCCGCCAGGGACAGGGAAGACACAAACAATTTTAAACATTATATCAAATATCACCCTGAAACGACAGACTGCTGCGGTTATTTCCAATAGCAATGAAGCAGTCAACAATGTTGCAGAAAAAATGAATGCGTCCTCGTTCTCGTTTTTATTGGCGCATCTTGGAAAAAAAGAAAATAAAAAAGCATTTTTTTCCAATCTTCCTGAACCTCCTGAAGAGGTTGACGCTTGGCCGCATTCCTTAGAAGACGACTTGGAAGAAGCTGTTCACGAGGAAGCGCAGCAATTAAAAAAACTTTTCTCCTTGCAAAACCACCAGGCGCGGCTTGCTGAACAGCTGAGAGAAATTGAGACAGAAGCCCAGCACTATAGGAAACATCTAGAGGAGACCGAACAGGAAAAGAACATGCCGAAACAATTGCCCTTCTATTCATTTACCCAGCGAAAAATTTTGGAGCTGACCGCGGAACAAACGTTGGAAGATCACCATCGTCTTCCTTTTTTCAAAAAACTGAAGACGATCATATACTATGGAATCTATGACAAGGAATGGCTGAACAATAACAAAAAGCGTGAAAAAACGCGCTCATCATTGCAATTGCGATTTTATGAAAAGAAGGAAACTGAACTGAAGATGCGTTTAGGGGAAATAGACAACCAATTAGAAGCGGCTGATTTTGAGAATCGGACACGAAATATCACACATCGTTCACTGGCATATTTTAAAAGCAAATTGGCCAAACGCTATCGAGGCAGAAAAACCGATTTTCAACTAAATAGTTACAAAAATAATTTCAAAGCTTTCAGTGAGCAGTTTCCGATCATTTTGAGCACAGCGTATTCTTTACAAAACTCACTCCCACCAGGAGAGTTATTGGATTACGTTATCATTGACGAAGCTTCCCAACTTGAGTTGATTCCGGGACTTATTGCATTTAGCTGTGCAAAAAACGTTATTGTCGTGGGGGATCAAAACCAGTTGCCGCACATTCCGGTAAAAACGATGAAAAGTGGGGAAATAGAGCCGTGCTATGATTATGTGCAAAACAGTTTGCTGGATTCTGTTATCAAGGTCTATGATCACGAATTGCCTCTCACTGTTTTGAAAGAACACTACCGGTGTGATCCTTCGATTATCGATTTCTGCAACAAACAATATTATAATCACGAGTTGATTCCTATGTCCACGGAAACCGATGATCGATCGCTGATTCTATACAAGACGACGCCCGGTGACCATATGAAGGGAAACGGAAGCAAATACAATCAGCGGGAGTTAGATACGCTCGTCGAAAAAAAAGCCAAGGAAAAGGCGATACCGGAAGAATTTAAAGACATCGGCTTTATTACAGCCTATCGAAAACAAGCAGAAAAGGCAGAAAAGTTGGTTGAGAATATAGAAGGAGTTTCCGTAGATTCAGAAACCGTCCATAAATTTCAGGGGAAAGAATGCGATGGCATTATCTTCTCCACTGTTCTTGATAAGAAAGGAACAGACGGGGAGTTTCATTTTGTGGACAATCCCAACCTCATCAATGTGGCAGTTTCCCGAGCGAAAAAAAGGTTTGTACTCGTTACAGATGACATCGTGTTTTCTCAAAGAAATGAAGAGATTGCTGCACTTATACGATACATTCATTACTATAAAGAAAAGAGTATGGTGAAGCAAAGTCCGGTTGTTTCTGTATTTGACACGTTTTATGATGAATTTGCCCCAATTTTATTAAAGAGAAAAGAAAAATTGAAAAATAAACGCTTTGAATACGAATCTGAGCAACTTATTGCTGAGCTGTTGGAGGAAATATTTGAAGGAAGGGAATTTCAAAAATTTAAATATCAGCATCAATATCGATTGCGGGATTTTCTTAGCAATAAACTATCGTTAACAAACCGTGAACAGGAATATGTGGACCAAGCTGCTCACATTGATTTGCTTATTTTTTATAAAGTAGGTAAAGATCCTGTTGCTGCAATTGAAGTGGACGGCAGTCATCATGACTATGACGCTGAAACGATGGAAAGAGATCGATTAAAAGAACATATTCTGGAAAAAGCTGGCATCCCGCTTATGCGGCTGCGTACCGACGGCAGCGGAGAAGAAGAAAAGATTAAGGCAATGCTCAGAAAACTTTAA
- a CDS encoding SDR family oxidoreductase, which yields MDPREMQIGRTPRQRQDKQPGIESQMQPKPAQPTDYKGTDKLKGKASLITGGDSGIGRAVAILYAKEGADVAISYLDEHDDAEETKKMVEAEGVKCLLLPGDIKSESHCKELVEQTVAAFGKINILVNNAAIQYVREDVLDISSEQFEDVFRVNFFSQFYLTKAAVRHMQAGDAIIATSSINAYRGNPIFMDYSATKGAVTSFIRSIAQSLADKGIRANSVAPGPVWTPLIPSSFDEDGVENFGQGGLINRPGQPSEHAWPYVMLASDESSYMTGQAIHINGGDYTSS from the coding sequence ATGGATCCCAGAGAGATGCAGATTGGGCGTACACCACGGCAACGCCAAGACAAGCAACCGGGCATTGAATCGCAAATGCAGCCAAAACCGGCTCAGCCCACGGATTATAAAGGGACGGATAAATTAAAAGGGAAGGCATCGTTAATTACCGGCGGTGACAGCGGCATCGGACGAGCGGTGGCGATTCTTTATGCAAAAGAAGGCGCTGATGTGGCTATTTCCTATTTGGATGAACATGATGATGCCGAAGAAACGAAAAAAATGGTCGAAGCCGAAGGAGTCAAATGTTTACTCCTCCCCGGGGACATCAAGAGTGAATCTCATTGTAAGGAGCTCGTGGAGCAAACGGTCGCGGCGTTTGGGAAGATCAATATTCTCGTGAACAATGCGGCGATCCAATATGTGCGAGAAGATGTGCTTGATATTTCTTCGGAACAGTTTGAAGATGTATTCCGAGTGAATTTCTTTTCCCAGTTTTATTTAACGAAAGCAGCGGTTCGCCATATGCAAGCAGGGGACGCCATTATTGCCACTTCTTCCATTAATGCCTATCGCGGAAACCCGATTTTCATGGACTACTCGGCAACGAAAGGCGCGGTCACTTCATTTATCCGAAGTATCGCCCAAAGCCTTGCCGATAAAGGCATTCGCGCGAATTCAGTAGCGCCCGGGCCGGTATGGACACCGCTAATCCCGTCTTCGTTCGATGAAGATGGCGTGGAAAATTTCGGTCAAGGTGGTTTAATCAATCGGCCGGGCCAACCTTCCGAACATGCCTGGCCTTATGTCATGCTCGCATCGGATGAATCATCCTACATGACCGGACAAGCGATTCATATTAACGGGGGCGATTATACGTCGTCATAG
- a CDS encoding YndM family protein, with protein MKHVVALIIKFVMISFVLWFIFSLFGGVSFANIMVASVALTGISYLVGDMLVLPRLGNTLATVVDIGLVWIGLWVLGTVLFPFEGLFMLSLLAAFAIATGEAFFHLYLERNVLVDNDSSAGDPSPKNLQTEFGSDVDIKSDAKKANRKKK; from the coding sequence ATGAAGCATGTCGTGGCGTTAATTATTAAATTCGTAATGATTTCATTTGTGCTATGGTTTATTTTTAGTCTCTTTGGCGGCGTTTCTTTTGCAAATATTATGGTGGCAAGCGTCGCGTTAACAGGCATATCGTATCTTGTGGGGGATATGCTTGTATTGCCCCGCTTGGGGAACACATTGGCGACTGTTGTGGACATTGGGCTCGTTTGGATAGGACTATGGGTGTTGGGAACGGTCTTGTTCCCATTTGAAGGGCTTTTTATGCTTTCGTTGCTTGCTGCTTTTGCGATCGCGACAGGCGAAGCGTTTTTCCATTTATACCTAGAAAGAAATGTTTTGGTCGATAATGATTCAAGCGCCGGCGATCCCTCTCCGAAAAACCTGCAAACCGAATTTGGCTCGGATGTGGACATTAAATCCGATGCAAAAAAAGCAAATAGGAAAAAGAAATAA